Part of the Bacillota bacterium genome is shown below.
CGCCCCCTGGCAGTCCCCGCACGGTCTCCTCACCAGCCTCTGCTCCAGGATGCCACAGAGGGCTACGGTCAGATGGCGCCGGTCCGCCCCCATTTCCACCAGGCGCTCGACGGCGCCCGCGGCACCCCCGGCGTGTAACGTGCAGAGCACCAGGTGCCCTCCCAGGGCGCACCTCACGGCGGCCCGGGTGCTCTCCTCGTCCCGCACCTCGCCTACAGCCAGCACCCGGGGGTCGTGCCGCAGCGCCGCCCTCATGGCCGCCAGGAACCCGAACCCCGCCCGCGGCTGCACCTGCACCTGGGTGACCCCGGGAATGGGCTGCTCCACCGGGTCCTCGACGGAAATGGTCGACTTGCCGCTTTCGGCCACCTCCTTCAGACAGGCGTATAGGGTGGTGGTCTTGCCGGAACTGGCCGGCCCGGTGATGGCCAGCAGGCCGCTACCCTCGAGCAAAGAGCGCACCTCTGCCACCACTTCGGGTTCCAGTCCCAGGTCCTCCAGCCCGGAGGCAGGCAGCCCGCCCTGAAGGCGGAGCGTGACCCTTTCCCCCTGCACGCAGGGCAGCAGGGCCACCCGCCAGGTATGCCCGTTGACCGGCAGGACACCGTCCTGGGGGCGCAGGCCGTCCAGCAGGTCCAGCCCGGCCAGCAGCTTGAGCACGCCCACCAGCCGCGGCCAGTCCCCCCCGCCCAGCGGGCAAACCTCCCTCAGTTCGCCGTCCACCCGATACCGTACCCGCACCACCCCCTCGCCCGGCTCCAGGTGGACGTCCGACGCCCCCTGCCCGGCGGCATCCTCCAGCAGGCGGTACAGGGTGTGCTCCATTCCCTTTTCGCTTTCGACCTTCGCGTCCCGCGACCGGTGAAGCCACATGACGGTACCCCCTTTCGCAGCCCGGTCAGGGCAGGTGAGCCAGGGCGAGGTACAGCGGCTGCACCACGGCCAGTGCCACCAGGGCCACCACGCTGGCGGCCAGCAGGGTGAGGACCGGCTCCAGCAGGGACAGGGCGAGCCTCTCTAACTGGCGTTCCCGGGAGCGACAGTAAGCAGCCAGGTCGTGGCAAACCGTGGCTGCCTCCCCGGCGGCTTCCGCCCCCGCCAGCTGGGCGGCCAGGGCGGGGGGCAGCCCACCCGAACGGGCGATGGCTTCCAGAGCCGGGGCCCCCGCCCGCACATCCCGCGCCGCCCGCTCCAGCCTCCGCCGCAGGTAGCCGTTTCCGCAACCTGCTGCCAGGCACCCCACTGTTTCCCTGGTCAGCCCTCCTGCCCTGCTCAGCCGGCTCAGCGAATCCAGCAGCCGGGCCCGCTCCCGCCACATCAGGACGCGCCCCATCCCGGGGAGAGCCAGAGCCGCCCGGTCGCCCACCGGGCCGAGCTTCCCCGCCACGGACAGGGTCATACAGGCCGCGGCAAGGGCCGCCACCCCCAGCCCGGCCTGCCACCGGGGGGCGGCCCACAGGAGCAAGCGGGTGGCGAGAGGCAGCCCGGTCAGCACACCCACCAGTTGCAGCGGGGGCAACAGCGCCGGCAGGAGGAACAGGCCCACCAGCGTGGCCGCCGCTCCGCCCAGCCCGACCACCAGCAGCGGGTACACCAGGCCCGCGCGCTGCTCACCCGTGCGGGTGGCGCGGCCCAGGCCTTCCTCCGCCATCTCCCCGAGCATGACAGCCCCCCGCCCGGCCCGGACTGCCTGCTCCAACCGGGCCGCTTCCCACGGCGAGGACACGCCGCACGCCCGCAGTGCCTCGGCCAGGGTGTGGCCCTGCCCCAGCCGCTTCCGCAACCTCCCCGCCATCTTTCCCGGCAACCGCTCCAGCACCGGGCCTGCGGGCAGGCCGGCCCGCGCCGCCACCTCGACTTGCCGGCACCAGGCCCACACCTCCGCCTGCCTCATCGGGACATGATCTCCGCCAGGGATCGCCCCTCCAGGGCGTCCAGGGTGTGGATGCGGATCGCCCCGTCGGCCCAGGCCCCCTGGTCCGGAGGGACCTGGGTGCAGAAGACCAGGCCGCTCCTCACCAGCCCCCAGTAGACCCGCCCGCCCAGCGCGGGATCCAGGCCCAGCGCCACGGCGTCGCCGGTGGGCATGAACTGGACGTAATTTCCCAGGAAATGGCGGTCGGGTTCGCCCGGACAGGCAGCTTCGGGGCGGACTTCCACCGCCGTATGAGGGTCGGGCTGCGATGCCGGCACGTCGCCCGAATAGGTGGGGTAGACGTTGCTGTCGGAATAGAAGCGATCCACCGCACCCTGCAGGGCGGAGAGGTTGGCGGACAGGGCACTGCGTTTGGCCCGCGCCACGGCGTCGGGCACCGTCTGCACCACCACCGTGGCGAGCAGACCCAGGATCACCACCACCGCCATCAGTTCCACCAGCGTGAACCCCGGGGAGGAACCCCGCCAGAAACGACGACATCTCTCCCTAACGGTCATGATCGCACCCCCCTGACCGTCTTGCGTCCCAACCTTCAAATGCGAACCCGGATCAGAATGCGTCTCGAATAAGGCGGACTTCGGGCTCTTCGCCCTCCGTCACCGTCACCACGTCGAAGCGGCACACGAAGTGCCACCATCCCCGGTTACCGAGGAAATCCGCCGCCGTCCGTGCCAGGCGGTCCCGCTTGGTCCTGCCCACCGTCTCGGCAGGATGGGCCAGACTGCGGCTGTTCCGCCGCCTGACCTCCACGAATGCCAGCACCGGCCCGTCCCGGGCTATGATGTCGATTTCCCCCCAGCGCGTGCGGTAGTTCCGGGCCACAATCCGGTACCCCAGCTCTTCCAGATACTTCGCCGCGACTTCCTCCCCGCGGTCAATCAAACCCACACCTCCTTCCCGCACCACCAGCAGCACACCCCCTACCACCTCCAGCGGACGCCTGACAAGTACCACCTCCTCTTCCTGTGCCACCCTTTTATACCACGGATTGGCAGCACTCGTCAATACCCGGCACGGATCGCCAAGCCTGGGGGCGGCCATGAGTAGTGGTAAGGCTCGCCGTGGCAGAGGGCAGCCTATCAGTAATGGTAAGGCTCGCCGCGATTGGTTTTGAAAGCCCGGTAAAGCTGCTCCAGCAGGAACAGGCAGGCCATCTCGTGGGTGAACGTGAGGCGGGAGAGGGCAAGGCGGCGGTCGGCCCTCTCCAGCACCGCAGGGGAGAGACCGCGGGGCCCCCCGATGACGAACACCACCCGCCCGGTCCCGCTGGCCGCCAGCGTGCCCAGCCAGGCTGCCAGCTCCAGGGAAGTGGGCAGCTCTCCTCGCTCGTCCAGGGCCACCACGGGGGCCTCCCGGCCCACCCGGCGGAGGATTTCTGTCCCCTCTTTCCGCCTGGCTGCTTCGACTTCGGCGGCACCCGCCCCCGGGGAGAGGTAGGCCTCGGGCACCGCCGTCACCGTGGCGGACGTATACCTGCGCAGGCGGCGCAGGTATTCGGCCACCCCTTCCCGGACGTGAGCTTCCCGCAGCGAGCCTACCGTGATGATCTCGATCCGCACGGGATCAGGGGAGGGCAGAGGGCACGGCCAGCACGTGCACGCGGGCCGGAGGCCAGAAAATGAGCCAGGCCCTGCCCCTGACCAGGGAAATGGGGACGGGCCCGAAGAAACGGGAATCGCGGCTGTTGGCACGGTTGTCCCCCAGGACAAAGATGTATCCCGGAGGGATCAGTTCGGGGCCGTAAGTGGAGATGCCGTCTCTCAACACGTACGGCTCCGGGGCAGGCTGATCGTTCACGTACAGCCTCCCCAGGCGCATCTCCACCCTGTCCCCCGGAACAGCCACCACTCGCTTTATGTAGTCCTCCCTGGGGTTGCCCGGGTTGCGGAACACCACCACGTCCCCGCGCCGGGGGAGGTGAAATCGATAGGAGATCTTGTCCACCAGCAGGCGCTCGCCGGTGAACAGAGTGGGCTCCATCGAGGGACCGTCTACCCGGAACGGCTCCACCACGAAAAGGCGAACTGCCAACGCGAGCACCCCGGCCAGGAGCACGGTCTGGATCGCGTCGCGCCACCACCCCCGTCGCCGGTCCACCACCACGGCCCCCTCAACCCTGCCCCGGCCGCTCCCTGACCTCTTTCACCCGTGCCGCCCGGCCGCTCAGGCCACGCAGGTAGAAGAGCTTGGCCCGCCTGACCCGGCCCCGGCGCACCACCTCGATCTTCTCCAGGCGCGGGGAGTGCAGGAGAAAAGTGCGCTCGACGCCCACCCCGTAAGATACCCGCCTGACGGTGAACGTCTCCCCCAGCCCGCCACCCTGGCGCTGAATGACGATCCCTTCGAAGACCTGGAACCGCTCCCGGCCCGCCTCCACCACCCGCACCGAGACGCGCAGAGTATCCCCGGGACGGAAGTCCGGCAAATCATGACGCCGGTACTGCTGCTCCACTAACCTGATGAGGTCCAATCTGGCGCGCTCCTTTCCGACAACGAGCTATTATAGCACAGGGTCCTCCGGCCCTGCCACCTGGTGGCGAACCGCCCTCAGCGCTTCCACATCGCCCTCGCTGAGCCGGGCCCGCGCCAGCAGGTCGGGGCGACGCAGCAGGGTGCGACGCAGGGCGTGAAGCCTGCGCCAGGACTCGATGGCGGCGTGATCACCCGAGAGCAGGACGGGGGGAACCTCCAGGCCCCGGAACGAGCGGGGCCGGGTGTACTGGGGCCCCTCGAGCAGGCCTCCGGCAAAGGAGTCGGTACGGGGCGACCGGGGATCGCCCACCACCCCCGGGATCAGCCGGGTCACGGCATCGGCCACCACCAGGGCGGGTATCTCTCCCCCCGTAAGCACGTAGTCCCCGATGGACACCTCGTCGGTGACGAAGAGACGGACCCGTTCGTCTACCCCTTCGTAGTGTCCGCACACCAGCACCAGGTGGCGGCATCCGGCCAGCTCTTCCGCCAGATCCTGGGAGAGCGGCCGTCCCTGGGGCGTGAGCAGCACCACCCGTACCCCTTCCCGGGCCAGGCCGGGGTGGTAAGGCCCGTGGCCGCTCTCCACCGTCTCGGCCGGGGCAGGTTCCAGGGTCCTGCCCAGCACCGCTTCCAGGGCGGCCACGATGGGTTCCGGCTTCATGACCATGCCCGGCCCACCGCCGAAGGGCACGTCATCCGTGATGCGGTGGCGGTCGCGGGCAAAATCCCTCATGTCCACCAGGTCGACCCGGATCAGGCCCCGCTCGCATGCCTTCCCCAGGATACTGGCACCCAGAGGTCCGGGAAACATCTCCGGGAAAAGGGAGAGAAAAGTGAGCCGCACGCTTCCTCACTCCAGCAGGCCCGGGATGTCGTTGATCACCAGGCGGCCGCCGGCGAGATCGATCTCTGCGACCAGCGCCCGCACGGCGGGTACCAGAAAGCGACGCCCGGCCCCCTCCACCACCAGCAGGTCGTGGGCCGGGTTGGGCTCCACATCCACCACTGTTCCCACCTCCCGGCCCTCCCGGTTGAGGACCCGCAGCCCCCTCAACTGGAACCAGTAATACTCCCCCTCTGGGAGGGGGAAAACCTCTTCGGGATCTACCTCCAGGAGTTGGCCGCGTAACGCCCCGGCCTGGGCGCGCGTCTCGGCGCCCTCCAGGGAGAGGATGACTTCGTCGCCGGCCAGGCGCACGCCCCGTACCCGGCGGCGGACTCCGCCCACGTAGACCTGGCCCAGCCCCAGGAAACGCTCCCGGTGAGTGGTGAGCGGTCTGACCCGCACCTCACCCCGTACCCCGTGGGGCCGCGTCACCTCCCCGATGGTAATCCGTCCCGTCGCCGGCATGACCCATCCCATCACTGCAGGATCTCGACCACGGCCTTCTTGCCTGCCCGGGCAGCGGCCGCCTTGACCACCGTCCGCAGCGCCTGCACGATGCGCCCCTGCTTGCCGATCACCTTGCCCACGTCGTCGGGGGCAACCCGCACCTCCAGGACCACGGATCGCTCGCCTTCCACCTCGGAGACCTCCACTTCTTCGGGGTGGTCGACCAGGGCCTTCACCAGCAACTCCAGCAGCTCTTTCACCCGTACCACCACCGTTCGCCCGCGATATGAGCCGACGGTCAGGACTTGCGGCGCTCTTCCTGCCAGACCTTCCAGGCTCCGCCTTTCTCCAGCAGGGCCCGGGCCGTGTCGGACGGCTGAGCGCCCTTGCGCAGCCAGTCCAGGGCCCGCTCCTGCTTGATCGATACGGTGGCCGGTTCCGTGGTGGGATCGTAGTAGCCGATTTCCTCGATGAACCGGCCGTCCCGCGGCGAGCGGGAATCCGCCACCACCAGCCGGTAGAAGGGACGGTTCTTCGCCCCCATCCGCTTCAATCTGATCCTTACTGCCACAGACGACCTCCTCCTTTGCGCATGGTCTTCTCCATATCGGGAAGCTGCTTCAGCAGGCGGCGCGCCTGCTCGTAGCCCTTCAGCACCCGGTTGACCTCCTGTACCGAGGTCCCGCTCCCGGCGGCAATACGCCGCTTGCGGCTCGCCCCGATGAGGGCGGGATTGCGCCGCTCCCCCCTGGTCATGGAGCAGATGATGGCCTCAGTGCGGACAAGCCCCTTCTCGTCCACCTGCACCTGGGGCACGGCCCTGCCCAGGCCAGGGATGAGGCTCAAGAGCTGGTCCAGAGGTCCCATCTTCCTGACCTGCTTCAGCTGCTCCAGGTAATCCTCCAGGGTGAACTCCATGGTGCGGATCTTCTTCTCCAGCTCGCGGGCCTTCTCCACCTCCAGGGCAGCTTCGGCCCTCTCCACCAGGCTGGCCAGATCCCCCATGCCCAGGATGCGGGAAGCCATACGGTCAGGGTGGAAGGGCTCAAGGGCATCGAGCTTCTCCCCCATGCCCGCCAGCTTCACCGGGCACCCCGTGACCGCCTGCACCGAGAGCGCTGCTCCACCCCGGGCGTCACCGTCCAGCTTGGTGAGGATCACCCCGGTGAGCCCCAGCCGCTCGTGAAAAGCCTGCGCCACGTTCACCGCTTCCTGGCCGGTCATGGCGTCGACCACCAGCAGGCACTCCCGTGGCGTCACCGCCGCTTTCATTTCCTCCAGCTCCGCCATCAGCTCCGCGTCCACCTGCAGCCGGCCCGCAGTATCGATGATCACCACATCCCGTCCTGTCTCCCGGGCCCGCTCCAGACCGCGCCGGGCAATCACCACGGGGGAGGCCCCGTCCTGGAAGAAGAAGGGAACTCCTGCCCGGTCCGCCACCACTTCCAGCTGCCGGGGCGCGGCGGGGCGGTACACATCGGTGGCCACCAGCAGCGGGAAGCGCCCCTGCCGCCGCAGGGTGAAAGCCAGCTTGCCGCCGGTGGTGGTCTTGCCCGAGCCATGCAGGCCTACCAGCATGACTGGCATGGGGGGACTGCCTCCCAGGTCAAGGCGAGAGGCCCTGCCGCCCAGCAGCCGGGTCATCTCCTCGTACACGATCTTGAGGACGGTTTGAGCCGGGGTGAGAGAGGCCATGACCTCCTCGCCTACCGCCCGTTCCCGCACCCGGGCGATGAGGTCTCTGGCCACCTTGAGATTGACGTCAGCCTCCAGCAGGGCCACGCGCACCTCGCGCAGGGCCTCGTTGACGTCGGCCTCGGTCAGCTTTCCCTTGCCCCGCAGCCGCCGGAACACATCCCCCAGGCGGGCGGTCAGGTTCTCGAACGCCACCGGTCCTCCCTCCCTGCCCCCATCTGCCGGCGCCCAAGGGCGCCGGAGCCCTGAGGGCAAGGTCGCCAAATGCAAGCAGATGGTACCCCTGCCGGGCCGGACTGTCAATAGCAGTGCACAGCGCGCAGCTCACAGCGTGTTCAGCGGTGTTCACAGACACCGGGCGCATGGTGTGCCCGGGCTGCCGCGCAGGTCAGTCCGGCAGGAGGGCTTCTACGAACTCGCGGGCGGAAAAGTCGGCCAGATCATCGATGTCTTCGCCCAGGCCGGCCAGCTTGATGGGAATGCCCAACTGGTCGGCAATGGCGAGCACCACGCCGGCGCGCGCGGTACCGTCCAGCTTGGTGACCACGATCCCCGTGACCCCCACCGCCTCCAGGAAAACGCGGGCCTGCTGGAGAGCATTCTGGCCGGTGTGGGCGTCAAGGCACAGGAGCACCTCCGCGGGGGCACCCGGCAGCTCGCGCGCGATCACGCGGTGGACCTTCTTCAGTTCCTCCATGAGGTTGACGCGGGTGTGCAGCCTGCCCGCCGTATCCACGATGACGGCCTGGCAGCCGCGGGCCCGGGCCGCCTGCAGGGCGTCAAAGGCCACCGCCGCCGGGTCGCTGCCTTCCCGGTGGCGGACCAGCTCCGCTCCCGCCCGCCCGGCCCAGATGGCAAGCTGATCGATGCCCGCGGCCCGGAAGGTGTCGGCGGCCGCCAGGACCACTTTCTTCCCTTCCTGGCGCAGCCGGTGGGCCAGTTTGCCGATGGTGGTGGTCTTTCCCGTCCCGTTGACCCCCACCACCGTGATCACGTCCAGCGGACCCGGGAGGACCAGCCTCCCCTCGACCCGGTGAAGCTGCTTGAGGATTTCCTCCCGCAGGGCCCGGCGAGGGTCGGCATCGCGGGCCGCCCGGGCCACCCGCAGCAGCCCGGCCGTCATTTCCACGCCCACATCGGCGCTGATGAGAGCGTCTTCAAGCTCCCGCCAGGCCTCCTCGTCCCGGCCCCCCCCGAACCACCGGGCCGCCTGGTTGACCAGACCGTCCCTCGTCCGCGCCAGGCCAGTCCGCCACCTGCTCCACCACGATGTCGTGGCTGCTCCCCCCTCAAAAAGCCCTCTTCCGGTAGCCGGCCCGCATCGTCCCCCGCTGCGGCCTGCGCCGGGCGCCGTCCGCGCTCCTATGATGCTTCGGCCAGGCGCAGGGAAACCACCCTGGAGACGCCGGACTCCTCCATGGTGGTGCCGTACAGCACGTCCGCCACCTCCATGGTCCCCTTCTGGTGGGTCACCACCAGGAACTGGCCGGCGGGCGAAAGCTCGCGCAGGAAACGAGCGAAGCGGTCCACGTTCGTCTCGTCCAGAGTGGCGTCCACCTCATCGAACAGGCAAAACCGGCTGGGCCTGGTCTGCAGCAGGGCAAAGAGCAGGGCGATGGCACACAGGGTACGCTCGCCTCCGGAGAGAAGGGAGAGGTGCTGCAGCTTCTTCCCGGGAGGCTGGGCCACCACCTCTACCCCCCCTTCCAGGGGATCGGATCCCACCAGAATCAGATCAGCCTTACCTCCCCCGAAGATCTGGACAAAGGTGCTGCTGAACCGCTCCCGCACCCGCTCCAGGGTGGTGGTGAACTTCTCTGTCATCTCTCGCTCCAGTTCCCTGATCACCTGGCCCAGCTTGGCGCGACCCTCTTCCAGGTCGCGGCGCTGATCGGAGAGAAAGCCGTGTCGTTCTTTCAGACGGGTGTATTCGGCCGCCGCAGCCAGGTTGACGGGCTCGAGCTCGTGCATGCGCGCCTCCAGATCCCGCACCGTCTCCTCCAGGGCCGCGGTGTCGAGGTCCGCGTCGGGGCTGGCCCGCACCCGCTCCCCGGCCCCCTCCGGGGAGCAGGAGAAACGCTGGGCCAGGTTGCGGTCCGCTTCCTCCAGACGCAGGCGCAGGCGCATCTCTTCCATCCGGGCGGCGTGCAGGGCCTCCTGTGCTTCCGCCAGCCTGCGCTCCACCTGCCGGCGGGCGCGCTCGATGGATGCCAGCCGCCGCGCCACCCGGTCGCATTCCCGGGCGGATTCCCCCATGTGGGCCCGGGCTTCCTCGTGGCGGGCGCTGACCCGGGCCAGTTCCTCCTGCCCGCGCCGGCTCTCGCTGCGCGCCTCTTCCCGTTCCCGGGCCCGGGTCGCCAGGGCCTGCTCGATCTCCTCCCCGGCCCGGGCCAGCGCCGTCATCTCCTCTCGGGCGCGGGCGACTGCTTCCTCCAGGCGGGCGCGCTGCTCTTCCTGGCCAGCCAGCCGTACACGCAGCGCCACCACCTCCTGTTCGAGGGAGCGCTGGCCCTCCCGGGCCTCGCCCAGCCCGGCCGACCGGGACGATATCTCCTCTTCCAGGGCGGCGCGGGCGGAGTCCAGTTCCCGCAGCCGCTCGCCCTGGGCTCCCGTCTCCCGCTCCAACTCCGCCAGCCTCTCCCGCTGCACGCTCTGCTCCAGCTCCACGCCGGCCAGGTCCTGGACCAGCCGCTGACGCTCGGCCTTCTTCGCCTGCGTCTCCTTGGCCAGTCCCGCCAAGGTTATCTCGAGGCCGCGCAGCTCCTCCTCCACCTCTCGCAGGCGCCGGGTCAAAACCTCCTCCTGCCCGGTTGCCTCCTCTGCCGCCCGGCGACAGGCCTCCATGCCATCGCCCGTCTCCCTCGCCTTCTCCTCCAGCAGGGAGATCTCCCGCGCCCGCCCCAGCACCCCGGCGCGGGAACCCTTCCTCCACCCCCCCGCCAGGCTTCCGCCCGGGAACACCACATCGCCGTCGAGGGTCACCACCCGCACCCGGAACCCCACCGCCCGGGCGTAACCCAGGGCGGCGGGAAGATCGCGGGCCACCACCGTGCGCCCCAGCAGGTACTCCACGGCGGGAGCGTGCTCGGGCAGGAAGCTGATCAGGTCCGACGCCACCCCCAGGATGCCTTCCCGCCGCAGGGCCATCTTCTCTCCCGGGGCGAGGGCGGAGGGCCGCAGGGAGTCCAGGGGCAGGAAGGTGGCCCAGCCCGCCTGGCTGCTCTTGAGGAACCGGATGGCAGCCCGGGCGTCGTCCACCGTCTTCACCACCATATCCTGGGCGGCCGCACCCAGGGCTACCTCCACGGCCGTTTCATACCGCTCCGGGACGTCCAGCACGGCCGCCACGGGGCCGATCAGGCCGGGAAGAGCGGAGGGGTCACGTCGTTTCGTCTCCAGCAGGGCCCGCGGGCCGCGGGCAAAGCCGGCGAAGGACTCCTCCAGCTCGCGCAGTGCCGCCAGCCGCGAGGTCACCTGGTGGTAGGAAGTCTCCGCCCGGCGGAATGCCGCCTCCTGTTCCGCCCGCACGGTGCGGACCCGCTCCCGCTCCGCCCGGTCCCGGTCCCGCCGGGCCTCCAGTGCGGTACGGCGGGAGTACGCCCGCTCTTCCTGATCCGCCAGCACCAGCAGGTCTTCATCCGCACGACGCAAGGCTTCTTCCAGCTCTCGCTGCCTTTTCCCCGACCGCCCAAGAGCCTCTTTGATCTGCCTGACCTCGGACTCCAGGGTTACCTGTCGGTTGCGGGCGGCCGCCGACGTCCCCAGCAGATCGATGAGCTCCTCCTTCTTCGCCTCCAGTTCGGCTGCCAGCTTCCGGGTGCCCTCCTCCTCCGCCTGCAACCGGGCCCCCAGGTCCTCCAGAGCCCGGGCCTCCTCCCCCCAGGTTTGAACCCAGACATCCAGGGCCCGGGCGGACTCCTCCACCCGCTCACGGGCCGCTGCCAGGCGGGCAGTCAGGTTATCCTTCTCCTGGCTGAGACGTCCCGTTTCCGCTTCCAGGGAGCGTACGCGCTCCTCCCAGCGTGTGGCCTCCTGCCCGGCGCGGGAGACCAGGTCGGAGAGGGTCAGGAGTTCCTCCTGCAGACTCTGCCGCTCCCCCTGCCGTACTCTCTCTTCCTCGCGGAGGGCGGCGTGACTCCGCTCCAGACGCAGGGACTTCTCCTGCTCGGCGCGCAAGGATGACTCCAGGCTCGCCACCGCTGCCGAGGCCTCCGCCAGCCGCCCGGCCACCTCCGTCCTCTCCCGCCAGGTGAGCACCAGAAGGGCCCCATCGCGCCGCTGGCGGTAGGCCTCCCACTCGCGGGCCCGCCGGCTTTCCTCCTCGAGGGGCTGCATCTGCAGCTCAAGCTCGGCCAGCACGTCCCCCAGACGCTCGCTGTCCCGGCTGCTGGCTTCCAGCCGCGCCAGAGCCTCCCGGCGGCGCTGGCGGGCCCTCACGATGCCCGCTGCCTCCTCCAGGAGCAGCCGCCGC
Proteins encoded:
- a CDS encoding ATPase, T2SS/T4P/T4SS family, translated to MWLHRSRDAKVESEKGMEHTLYRLLEDAAGQGASDVHLEPGEGVVRVRYRVDGELREVCPLGGGDWPRLVGVLKLLAGLDLLDGLRPQDGVLPVNGHTWRVALLPCVQGERVTLRLQGGLPASGLEDLGLEPEVVAEVRSLLEGSGLLAITGPASSGKTTTLYACLKEVAESGKSTISVEDPVEQPIPGVTQVQVQPRAGFGFLAAMRAALRHDPRVLAVGEVRDEESTRAAVRCALGGHLVLCTLHAGGAAGAVERLVEMGADRRHLTVALCGILEQRLVRRPCGDCQGAGCPECGSRGWQGRRALARLVRGLPGMRQFPVDERKGGLRRDEE
- a CDS encoding type II secretion system F family protein, with the translated sequence MRQAEVWAWCRQVEVAARAGLPAGPVLERLPGKMAGRLRKRLGQGHTLAEALRACGVSSPWEAARLEQAVRAGRGAVMLGEMAEEGLGRATRTGEQRAGLVYPLLVVGLGGAAATLVGLFLLPALLPPLQLVGVLTGLPLATRLLLWAAPRWQAGLGVAALAAACMTLSVAGKLGPVGDRAALALPGMGRVLMWRERARLLDSLSRLSRAGGLTRETVGCLAAGCGNGYLRRRLERAARDVRAGAPALEAIARSGGLPPALAAQLAGAEAAGEAATVCHDLAAYCRSRERQLERLALSLLEPVLTLLAASVVALVALAVVQPLYLALAHLP
- a CDS encoding prepilin-type N-terminal cleavage/methylation domain-containing protein; translated protein: MTVRERCRRFWRGSSPGFTLVELMAVVVILGLLATVVVQTVPDAVARAKRSALSANLSALQGAVDRFYSDSNVYPTYSGDVPASQPDPHTAVEVRPEAACPGEPDRHFLGNYVQFMPTGDAVALGLDPALGGRVYWGLVRSGLVFCTQVPPDQGAWADGAIRIHTLDALEGRSLAEIMSR
- a CDS encoding YraN family protein, with amino-acid sequence MAQEEEVVLVRRPLEVVGGVLLVVREGGVGLIDRGEEVAAKYLEELGYRIVARNYRTRWGEIDIIARDGPVLAFVEVRRRNSRSLAHPAETVGRTKRDRLARTAADFLGNRGWWHFVCRFDVVTVTEGEEPEVRLIRDAF
- a CDS encoding 23S rRNA (pseudouridine(1915)-N(3))-methyltransferase RlmH: MRIEIITVGSLREAHVREGVAEYLRRLRRYTSATVTAVPEAYLSPGAGAAEVEAARRKEGTEILRRVGREAPVVALDERGELPTSLELAAWLGTLAASGTGRVVFVIGGPRGLSPAVLERADRRLALSRLTFTHEMACLFLLEQLYRAFKTNRGEPYHY
- the lepB gene encoding signal peptidase I → MDRRRGWWRDAIQTVLLAGVLALAVRLFVVEPFRVDGPSMEPTLFTGERLLVDKISYRFHLPRRGDVVVFRNPGNPREDYIKRVVAVPGDRVEMRLGRLYVNDQPAPEPYVLRDGISTYGPELIPPGYIFVLGDNRANSRDSRFFGPVPISLVRGRAWLIFWPPARVHVLAVPSALP
- the rplS gene encoding 50S ribosomal protein L19, whose translation is MDLIRLVEQQYRRHDLPDFRPGDTLRVSVRVVEAGRERFQVFEGIVIQRQGGGLGETFTVRRVSYGVGVERTFLLHSPRLEKIEVVRRGRVRRAKLFYLRGLSGRAARVKEVRERPGQG
- the trmD gene encoding tRNA (guanosine(37)-N1)-methyltransferase TrmD, giving the protein MRLTFLSLFPEMFPGPLGASILGKACERGLIRVDLVDMRDFARDRHRITDDVPFGGGPGMVMKPEPIVAALEAVLGRTLEPAPAETVESGHGPYHPGLAREGVRVVLLTPQGRPLSQDLAEELAGCRHLVLVCGHYEGVDERVRLFVTDEVSIGDYVLTGGEIPALVVADAVTRLIPGVVGDPRSPRTDSFAGGLLEGPQYTRPRSFRGLEVPPVLLSGDHAAIESWRRLHALRRTLLRRPDLLARARLSEGDVEALRAVRHQVAGPEDPVL
- the rimM gene encoding ribosome maturation factor RimM (Essential for efficient processing of 16S rRNA) — encoded protein: MPATGRITIGEVTRPHGVRGEVRVRPLTTHRERFLGLGQVYVGGVRRRVRGVRLAGDEVILSLEGAETRAQAGALRGQLLEVDPEEVFPLPEGEYYWFQLRGLRVLNREGREVGTVVDVEPNPAHDLLVVEGAGRRFLVPAVRALVAEIDLAGGRLVINDIPGLLE
- a CDS encoding KH domain-containing protein, with product MKELLELLVKALVDHPEEVEVSEVEGERSVVLEVRVAPDDVGKVIGKQGRIVQALRTVVKAAAARAGKKAVVEILQ
- the rpsP gene encoding 30S ribosomal protein S16, giving the protein MAVRIRLKRMGAKNRPFYRLVVADSRSPRDGRFIEEIGYYDPTTEPATVSIKQERALDWLRKGAQPSDTARALLEKGGAWKVWQEERRKS
- the ffh gene encoding signal recognition particle protein — protein: MAFENLTARLGDVFRRLRGKGKLTEADVNEALREVRVALLEADVNLKVARDLIARVRERAVGEEVMASLTPAQTVLKIVYEEMTRLLGGRASRLDLGGSPPMPVMLVGLHGSGKTTTGGKLAFTLRRQGRFPLLVATDVYRPAAPRQLEVVADRAGVPFFFQDGASPVVIARRGLERARETGRDVVIIDTAGRLQVDAELMAELEEMKAAVTPRECLLVVDAMTGQEAVNVAQAFHERLGLTGVILTKLDGDARGGAALSVQAVTGCPVKLAGMGEKLDALEPFHPDRMASRILGMGDLASLVERAEAALEVEKARELEKKIRTMEFTLEDYLEQLKQVRKMGPLDQLLSLIPGLGRAVPQVQVDEKGLVRTEAIICSMTRGERRNPALIGASRKRRIAAGSGTSVQEVNRVLKGYEQARRLLKQLPDMEKTMRKGGGRLWQ
- the ftsY gene encoding signal recognition particle-docking protein FtsY — translated: MARTRDGLVNQAARWFGGGRDEEAWRELEDALISADVGVEMTAGLLRVARAARDADPRRALREEILKQLHRVEGRLVLPGPLDVITVVGVNGTGKTTTIGKLAHRLRQEGKKVVLAAADTFRAAGIDQLAIWAGRAGAELVRHREGSDPAAVAFDALQAARARGCQAVIVDTAGRLHTRVNLMEELKKVHRVIARELPGAPAEVLLCLDAHTGQNALQQARVFLEAVGVTGIVVTKLDGTARAGVVLAIADQLGIPIKLAGLGEDIDDLADFSAREFVEALLPD